A stretch of Candidatus Nitrosotenuis cloacae DNA encodes these proteins:
- a CDS encoding helix-turn-helix transcriptional regulator, with protein MSDYESNDEKITVKSLARRSKVAQCMMLSKSIDEIALELKISPSTVKRDKQWVMKEAELWVNEQALGGFVLDCQKQIERIEECIQNLKNMRNDPTLEIWQKLHLERTIVDVSAKKLAILDMMPMYHKFTNFMKKHASTQPDK; from the coding sequence TTGAGCGATTACGAATCAAATGATGAGAAAATTACTGTAAAATCTCTAGCTAGACGTTCCAAAGTTGCGCAGTGCATGATGCTAAGCAAGTCAATTGACGAAATTGCATTGGAGCTAAAAATTTCACCATCTACTGTAAAGCGTGATAAACAATGGGTAATGAAAGAAGCAGAACTATGGGTTAATGAACAAGCATTAGGAGGATTCGTTCTCGATTGCCAGAAACAAATTGAGAGAATCGAAGAATGCATTCAAAATCTAAAAAACATGCGGAATGATCCTACACTGGAAATATGGCAGAAACTTCATCTTGAAAGAACCATTGTGGATGTATCGGCGAAAAAACTAGCAATATTGGATATGATGCCGATGTATCACAAATTCACTAACTTTATGAAAAAACATGCATCAACACAGCCCGACAAATAG